One window from the genome of Myripristis murdjan chromosome 6, fMyrMur1.1, whole genome shotgun sequence encodes:
- the deaf1 gene encoding deformed epidermal autoregulatory factor 1 homolog: protein MLAAVCRFVLARAVSVISGASLSCELMKTKSQTPFLQLVWIPAVKSLSGRSAAPRRLPVRLLVCVSRPEVRRRLGGGAALLGGFRLQSFRGEMDEADSATKALALDEAPGVGGVGGVGSDTESEAEVTTMTVMAEPGNIDMTAESLPNTDDAEAAFAEVTTVTVGDVQAAEDNVFTTTVATSGSLPDHVLTGRTTLQLGEGLSTQKATLIVVHTDGSIVEAASLKSAAAAAIAPGVQTPPTPLTPAQDKDSCSKYNWDPSVYNNELPVRCRNTSGVLYKNRLGSGGKGRCIKHNKQWFTPTEFEGLAGRASSKDWKRSIRYAGRPLQCLIQERILNPHAASCTCAACCDDLALCSKDGEAFAAESISMTGPVRLFVPYKRRKKEAEQPAPPDKKEAGPKNITLTPGTTFTVTPSGQITSGALTFDRAAAGDAAATAILSESPAAGEVFAGTAVLTALPALAVAPQPVQAKMAVGPVAGGLVNGLEAAAAAAAGEGEGQKNTWLYLEELANTLLSNAQQLKALIEQAKQQAGPAHSHDPAPTHDQDKAPPTRKECVSQISFQQPDESDTKRSSDITEIIINQMCVNCGRVALSECTGCHKVNYCSAFCQRKDWKEHQLSCCQAAGGGGGGVTGPEDDGVPAVELDKVKV, encoded by the exons ATGTTGGCCGCTGTGTGTCGCTTCGTGTTAGCTCGGGCTGTTTCGGTAATTTCCGGTGCATCTCTTTCCTGTGagttgatgaaaacaaaaagtcagacGCCATTTCTGCAGCTCGTCTGGATTCCCGCTGTAAAGTCGCTCTCCGGGCGCTCTGCGGCTCCGCGGCGGCTTCCTGTCCGCCTCCTCGTGTGTGTTTCCCGGCCGGAGGTTCGGCGGCGGCTCGGCGGCGGAGCGGCGCTGCTCGGCGGCTTTCGGCTCCAGTCGTTCCGGGGAGAGATGGACGAAGCGGACTCGGCCACGAAGGCGCTCGCGCTGGATGAGGCTccgggggtgggaggggtcGGGGGGGTGGGCTCGGACACCGAGTCGGAGGCGGAAGTCACGACGATGACGGTGATGGCGGAGCCGGGAAACATCGACATGACGGCCGAGTCTCTGCCGAACACCGACGACGCCGAGGCGGCGTTCGCAG AGGTTACCACGGTAACAGTGGGAGACGTTCAGGCTGCAGAGGACAACGTGTTCACCACCACCGTCGCCACATCAGGCAGCCTGCCGGACCACGTGCTG acgggGCGGACCACCCTGCAGCTGGGTGAGGGGCTCAGTACCCAGAAGGCCACTCTGATCGTGGTTCACACAGACGGCAGCATCGTGGAGGCAGCCAGCCTGAagagcgccgccgccgccgccattGCACCCG GAGTGcagaccccccccaccccgctGACGCCGGCCCAGGACAAAGACTCCTGCTCCAAGTACAACTGGGACCCGTCAGTTTACAACAACGAGCTGCCGGTCCGCTGCAGGAACACCAGCGGGGTTCTGTACAAGAACCGACTGGGCTccg GGGGCAAAGGTCGCTGCATCAAACACAACAAGCAGTGGTTCACCCCGACCGAGTTCGAGGGTCTGGCAGGAAGAGCCAGCAGCAAAGACTGGAAGAGGAGCATCCGCTACGCCGGGAGACCCCTGCAGTGCCTCATACAG GAGAGGATCCTGAACCCTCACGCTGCGTCCTGTACCTGCGCCGCCTGCTGCGATGACCTCGCCCTG TGCTCGAAGGACGGCGAGGCCTTCGCAGCAGAAAGCATCAGCATG ACCGGCCCGGTCCGGCTCTTCGTCCCGTACAAGAGGCGGAAGAAGGAGGCGGAGCAGCCGGCCCCCCCTGACAAGAAGGAGGCGGGACCCAAAAACATCACGCTGACCCCCGGGACCACct TCACGGTGACCCCGTCAGGTCAGATCACTTCAGGCGCGCTGACCTTcgacagagcagctgcaggcgACGCCGCCGCCACAGCCATCCTGTCGGAGAGCCCGGCGGCGGGCGAGGTGTTCGCCGGCACGGCAG tgctCACGGCGTTGCCGGCGCTGGCTGTGGCCCCTCAGCCGGTCCAGGCCAAGATGGCGGTGGGCCCGGTGGCTGGCGGGCTGGTGAACGGGctggaggcggcggcggcggcggcggcgggtgAGGGGGAGGGGCAGAAGAACACCTGGCTGTACCTGGAGGAGCTGGCCAACACGCTGCTCAGCAACGCCCAGCAGCTCAAAGCTCTGATCGAACAGGCCAAGCAGCAggctggccccgcccacagccatGACCCCGCCCCCACCCATGACCAGGACAAGGCCCCGCCCACCAGGAAGGAG tgtgtcaGTCAGATCTCGTTCCAGCAGCCGGATGAGTCCGACACCAAGAGGAGCTCTGACATCACCGAGATCATCATCAAt caaatgtgtgtgaacTGCGGCCGCGTGGCGCTGAGCGAGTGCACAGGCTGCCACAAGGTCAACTACTGCTCCGCCTTCTGCCAGAGGAAG
- the bet1l gene encoding BET1-like protein, with amino-acid sequence MADWNRGHGAVDDLLDAENKLLADNLATKVSRLKSLAYDIDKEAEDQNLYLDSMDSDFLSATGLLSGSVKRFSSMVRSSRDNRRILCYMSVGLVLLFFLLYYLVSRIQA; translated from the exons ATGGCGGACTGGAACAGAG gacatggGGCAGTGGATGACCTCCTGGATGCTGAAAACAAGCTGCTGGCTGACAACCTGGCAACCAAAGTGTCCAGACTGAAGTCG ctGGCATACGACATCGACAAGGAGGCCGAGGACCAGAACCTGTACCTGGACAGCATG GACTCTGACTTCCTGAGTGCGACAGGGCTGCTGAGCGGCAGCGTCAAGCGGTTCTCCTCCATGGTGCGTTCCAGCCGGGACAACCGCCGCATCCTCTGCTACATGTCTGTGGGCCTGGTGCTGCTCTTCTTCCTGCTCTACTACCTGGTGTCCCGGATCCAGGCCTGA